The nucleotide window CGTCAGGTTACTATCCATTTTTAGTAAAATTTTATTGTAACTCTACACAGAATATTAAAGCTCAGATTACTTTATACTATATAGGTAAAGGTGTTGGATCATTAAGTTTAACTATAAATTAAAGAAAATTAGGTTCGGCCTGCTTCTGGCCTTTCTCGTGATCGGCTCTATACTAATTTATTTTGGTGTGAGGTCCAACTCTTTGGTTTACGTACCGCATAAGGTGGTAACTGGATCTTACTTCGAAGAAACTAAGTATGCGACAACGTTTTACATAAATAACTCGATCCTTTTCAACAATAAAACTGTGATCAACTCCAGTTCAATGTTCACAGCATTGGTGGAGAAGTTGAATGTGAACGGAACGTTTATTACAAACGCTCTGTCTTACACGGGGAACTACACTGTAAACGAGACCGTGATGACCCCAGTGTGGACCAAGTCCCTTGGGATAATTGAGAGGGGAAACTTGACCGAAAAGTTCTTTTCATACACACCTAACTTCACTTCCATAGGTAAACTTGTGAGCGAGATAAATAAGGAACTGAAAATAAGAGATTTCGGTTACGAGCTGGAGGTAAACATAACCGTTGAGGGTAACGCTAAGTATCAAAACGGAACCGTACCATTTTACCTCACCGATGGGTTCCTTATAAGGAACAGCTCCTATAACGTTTCCGTTATTATTGGACAGGATTCCAGGGAAAGCGGGAACTTCTACACTTTTATCACGGTTCCTACAAAAACTGGTTACAACTACTCCTACTTCTATGCAGCAGCTGTACTGATATTTGCAGGACCGATAGAGTACTTCTTCATAAGGAAGCCTGACATAAAGAGGGTCATAGCGAGGAACTCAATTCAAGGGTCAGCCCCCCCAGCTAACCTCACAAGTATAGAACTGAAGAGACCGCAGGACATGCTTAGGTTGATGAAGCAGTACAACACGAAACCCATTTCCTACGAAGACGGTTTCTACATTGTCCATGAAAACTTAGCGTACATTTATCACGTAAGGGAGACTTAAGTTAAACTTTTTAGAAAGGGCCTTGAAATTTCTCTTTTTCGAGACAGTGATCACTGTCATGTTGTGGGATTCAAAGGAAGTCACTGCCACTTTTTTATAATGATAAAACTGCTCTTCCCACAACCTTACCAGATTTAAGGAGTTCCAGGGCCTGATTAACTTCCTCTAGCCTAAACTTAGTGTACACTGGTTCTATACGTCCCTTGTGTATCATATCAACGGCTTGTCTGATCTCATCCCTGGTATAGGATGCTGACCCTATGACCTTCAACTCCCTCATTATATTCATGGCTGGTCTGATCAGGGAGATGGGTTTCCCGGAAAGGTTTCCAACTAGCACCAGAGTACCTTCAGGCTCTAGAGTCCTAAGGCTCTCGTTTATCGTTTCAGCCCCCACTAGCTCCAGGACGTATTCCACTTTACCTACTTCCCGGGAAAAGTTCTCAAGTGTTACTACCCTATCTGAAAATTTGGAGACTATCTCTCTCTTAGGTGGGGAGGTTACGGAGATGACCTCAGCCCCTATTTCTTTCAAGTATTGGATGGTATGAATGCCCACTCCTCCTCCTGCACCCGTGACCAGAACCCGGCTTCCTTTTCTGATGTGGGCAACCTTACTCGCGTGGATAGCGGTGGCCAGTGGACAAACTGCTGCAGCATATTTTTCGTAACTCCCGTCAGGTAACGGGAAAATGCTCCTTTCATCCACAGCCACGATCTCAGAGTAACCTCCAGGTCTTCCCTCACCAAAAAACCTGGCACGCTCACAGAGGTTCTCTTTACCAGACTTACAATATTTGCAATCTCCGCAGGTCTCCATGCCGTACACGCCTACAGGTTTTCCATAGAGCTCCCCGTAAATTTCATGACCTAGTATTAAAGGTGGATTCAGGTTTCTGAAACCGCCCTTCCATATTACCAGATCTCTCCCACACATCCCAGAAGCCTTGACCCTCACTGGACTTCCCTCGCCCACGTCCACTTCGGTGACCTCCAAAGGCTCACCGAAGGCCCTCAAGACAGCCGCTTTAGCCTTCAACTTACTCTCCCCTAAACTCTGGTCTCCTTCTCTCCATAAAGGCCTTAAGTCCTTCTCTGAAATCCTTAGTCGAGAACATAAGACCGAATAGACTAGCCTCATATGCAGCCCCAGTCCAGATCGAGGACTCCATCCCCATGTTATAGGCCAATTTGGCCAAAGCGACAGCTATTGGGGACTTCTCGGCTATGGCTAGAGCTAACTTCCTCACCTCCTCCTCCATCTTCTCAGGATCTACTACCTCGTCTACTATTCCAATCTCCTTAGCTTCCTCGCTTTTCACCCTTCTCCCTGTAAGGACTATTTCCAACCCCCTCTTTCCAGCGAGCCTGGGGAGCCTTTGGGTACCACCACCCCCTGGAATCAGACCTAAATTTATCTCCGGTTGACCTATTTCAACTCCCCTCGAGGCTACTCTCAGATCGGCTGACAAGGCTAACTCCAATCCTCCTCCCAAGGCCATGCCGTTAATTGCGGCAATGACTGGCTTAGTGAGGAACTGCACCTTGAGGAAGACCTCGTGGAACTTCCTGGAGGCTATCATGGCCTTTATGGGCGTAAGACCCTGAAACTCGGTAACATCTGCCCCAGCGCTGAAGAACTTTCCTTGACCAGTGAATACTATTACCCTCACCCTGTCATCTGTCTCCAGCTCATCCAAGGCGGAGTTTATCTCCCTCATCATAGCCTCGTTAATCGCGTTATACCTAGTTGGCCTGTTCAAGACAATCCAGCCTATGGGTGGATCTACCCTTACAATGATAGTTGAAAAGCTCCTCTCCTCCCTCTTATACTTGTAGAAGCCTTCTCCAGTCTTCACGCCGAGCTTCCCTTCTCTAACCATATCTGTCAGAACGTGACTGGGCCTGAAATGGGACATTCCAGTCTCCTTAGCTATTTCCTCAAGAGTGTTTACGACCTGATCTATTCCGATCTCGTCAGCGTAAGATAGAATCCCCTTGGGTAGGCCCAGGCCAAGAATGCAACCCCTCTCTGCGTCCTCTTTACTCACAACTCCTCCTTCAATTAGGGAAGTTACCTCGTTTACAGCTGGAGATAAGAGGTACCTTCCTAGCTTCTTCGTGGACTGAGGCAAAGCTGGCCTAGAGAATTTTCCAGGGGAGGGATACTTGTAGTATCCACTTCCGCTCTTAACTCCCAGGTTACCTGCAAGGACCAACTTTTCCGTAGACTTGCAGGGAAACGCCTCAAAACCTCTTGAGGTAACTGCTTTCCATACGCTATACCCAATGTCAAGACCTGTGTAGTCCGCGAGAAGGAACACGCCCATAGGGAAACCTAACTCCTCCATTGCGGACGAGTCTACTTCCTCCACCGTAGCCCTTCCGCTCTCGACCAGGAAACATCCAGCTTCCATAATCCTTAGTAGAACTCTGTTCACGAAGAAGCCTGGAACGTCCCTAACGACTATGGTCTCCTTTCCCATGGATCTTGCCATTTCCACGGTTCTGTTCACGGTCTGGTCTGATGTGTCCTTACTCCTCACGACCTCCACTAACGGCATGATGACTGGAGGGTTGAAGAAGTGCATACCAATGGCTCTTTCCTTGGAGTTTAAGGGCGAGGCTATCTCCTCTATGGGCAAGGAGCTTGTGTTAGTAGCTAACACCGCGTTGGGAGCTAATACCTCAGCTTTCTTGAAGATGCCTCTCTTAAGTTCAAGATCCTCCTTAACGGCCTCAATTACGAAATCCGATCCCCTCAGGGCTTCGTCCTGGTTCACCTCCGCAGTTATCCTGGACATTATCTTTTCCACGTCCTCCTTAACTCCCCCAGACTCCTTAAGCTTGGAAAGGCTCCACCTTACTCTTGAGAGTGCTTGCTCAAGGATTTCCTTTGATACGTCGTTTATCCAAACCTCGTTCCCTGCTATGGCAGCGAGCTCGGCAATTCCGTGTCCCATTACCCCCGATCCTATCACGGTTACTTTCAAGGCCTGAACACCTAGTTATGCGAGCTCCAGGTTCTTCCCTACAACTTTCCTGACTAGATCCCGTATCACCATGAGTCTCTGTATGTCATTAGCTCCCTCATAAATGGTCGTGATCATTGCATCTCTTAGATACCTCTCAACTCCAGTTTGAACCTCCACTCCCGCCCCGCCGTGGATCTTTATTGCGGTTGACGAAACTTCCTCTGCAACCTCAGTAGCGATCATTTTGGCGAGGGACGCCGCCATCACAGCGTAATTGCTATTCTTTTCCGCCATGGTCGCTGCCCAATAAGTTAGTAACCTAGCCGACTGCAGGCGAGCCAACATGTCCGCCAACTTGAAGGCTATTCCCTCGAACGAGATAAGAGGTCTCTCAAAGGCTTGTCTTTGCAGAGAGTAGTTGAACGCCCTTTCAAAGGCTCCCTGAGCTATACCCACAGCCTGGGCTGCCACTCCTACCCTTCCCCTGTCGTAGGTCGTTACTGCTACCTTGAAACCTTCGTCGACTTTCCCCAAGACGTTTTCCTCAGGAACCGCTACGTTGTCCAATATAACCTCGTTGGGTTGCTCGCCCCTTAACCCCATTACGTTTATCTTAGAGCCTACTTTGACTCCTGGCCAGTCCCTCTCCACAATGAAGAAAGTTATTCCCTTCCACCTCTCAGCTTTACTAGGTGGAGGGCTTGTCCTTGCAGAAACCACTAGGAAGGATGCCCTGTCCGAGCCCGTGATAAAGTACTTTCTTCCGTTTATTACCCACTTTCCATTCTCCTTACGTGCAGTGGTCCTTATCCCGGCAACGTCGCTCCCTGCACCAGGCTCCGTGTTAGCGTGAGCTGCGAAAACATCTCCCTTTGCCACGGGAGGAACGTACTTCCTCTTCTGCTCCTCCGTGCCAAAAATGAGAACTGGAATTGTGAAAAGCTGGTTTGCGCCTATCCTTACCATAAACGCTGGAGAGACTCTGGAGAGCTCTTCGTTGGCTATTGTGGTCATCATCATATCACCTCCTTGTCCTCCATATATCTCTGGTATGCCTATACCCATGAGACCCATCTCCTTTGCTTTTTGGTATATCTCCTCAGGGATTTCGTTCGACCTCTCGATCTTCATAACGTTGGGGAGTAACTCCTTCTCAGCAAACTCTTTCACTGTTCTCCTGAAAAGTTCATGGTCTTCAGATATTTTTATTTCAAAATCTTGTAAATTTTCGAATGGAAACAAATTAGATCACGTATAGATATATCTAACAGGATTTAAAATTTAGCCGGGACGTTGTAATGCTGGTACAGTTTTGTTGGACTCTAAAACACTCACGTGACCAGAGGGGGTTGGCAATGGTGGGTCAGCTAGAGCTCACTCATGCCCTAGCTAGTTGATCCGATCATAGAACTAATCTAGGAGCTGACCTCTTCCCTGTCCTAAAGGGGCGAGGCTTCCCTATTTTGTAAAAGGAGGTGACTCTTTATACTACAGAGGCTAGACGCAGCTGGTCCAACGGGTTGCTCATCGCCCTTACTATATGTAGAAAAGTTCATAACTAAACTTAAATTATAAAGGAACCATCATAACATATGGGATTCTATAACTACAATTTAACCATAGATAAGATCTTGGACTACGGCTCCA belongs to Metallosphaera tengchongensis and includes:
- a CDS encoding acyl-CoA dehydrogenase family protein, coding for MFPFENLQDFEIKISEDHELFRRTVKEFAEKELLPNVMKIERSNEIPEEIYQKAKEMGLMGIGIPEIYGGQGGDMMMTTIANEELSRVSPAFMVRIGANQLFTIPVLIFGTEEQKRKYVPPVAKGDVFAAHANTEPGAGSDVAGIRTTARKENGKWVINGRKYFITGSDRASFLVVSARTSPPPSKAERWKGITFFIVERDWPGVKVGSKINVMGLRGEQPNEVILDNVAVPEENVLGKVDEGFKVAVTTYDRGRVGVAAQAVGIAQGAFERAFNYSLQRQAFERPLISFEGIAFKLADMLARLQSARLLTYWAATMAEKNSNYAVMAASLAKMIATEVAEEVSSTAIKIHGGAGVEVQTGVERYLRDAMITTIYEGANDIQRLMVIRDLVRKVVGKNLELA
- a CDS encoding alcohol dehydrogenase catalytic domain-containing protein, which produces MKAKAAVLRAFGEPLEVTEVDVGEGSPVRVKASGMCGRDLVIWKGGFRNLNPPLILGHEIYGELYGKPVGVYGMETCGDCKYCKSGKENLCERARFFGEGRPGGYSEIVAVDERSIFPLPDGSYEKYAAAVCPLATAIHASKVAHIRKGSRVLVTGAGGGVGIHTIQYLKEIGAEVISVTSPPKREIVSKFSDRVVTLENFSREVGKVEYVLELVGAETINESLRTLEPEGTLVLVGNLSGKPISLIRPAMNIMRELKVIGSASYTRDEIRQAVDMIHKGRIEPVYTKFRLEEVNQALELLKSGKVVGRAVLSL
- a CDS encoding 3-hydroxyacyl-CoA dehydrogenase/enoyl-CoA hydratase family protein; translation: MKVTVIGSGVMGHGIAELAAIAGNEVWINDVSKEILEQALSRVRWSLSKLKESGGVKEDVEKIMSRITAEVNQDEALRGSDFVIEAVKEDLELKRGIFKKAEVLAPNAVLATNTSSLPIEEIASPLNSKERAIGMHFFNPPVIMPLVEVVRSKDTSDQTVNRTVEMARSMGKETIVVRDVPGFFVNRVLLRIMEAGCFLVESGRATVEEVDSSAMEELGFPMGVFLLADYTGLDIGYSVWKAVTSRGFEAFPCKSTEKLVLAGNLGVKSGSGYYKYPSPGKFSRPALPQSTKKLGRYLLSPAVNEVTSLIEGGVVSKEDAERGCILGLGLPKGILSYADEIGIDQVVNTLEEIAKETGMSHFRPSHVLTDMVREGKLGVKTGEGFYKYKREERSFSTIIVRVDPPIGWIVLNRPTRYNAINEAMMREINSALDELETDDRVRVIVFTGQGKFFSAGADVTEFQGLTPIKAMIASRKFHEVFLKVQFLTKPVIAAINGMALGGGLELALSADLRVASRGVEIGQPEINLGLIPGGGGTQRLPRLAGKRGLEIVLTGRRVKSEEAKEIGIVDEVVDPEKMEEEVRKLALAIAEKSPIAVALAKLAYNMGMESSIWTGAAYEASLFGLMFSTKDFREGLKAFMERRRPEFRGE